In Gimesia panareensis, the genomic window GATCACAGCAAGCTGACCGCGGGTGAGGTGATGAACCTGGCGGTGGGCGATGTGATCATGTGCAATAAAGGGAGTGCCCAGAGCCTGACGGTTGAGATCGAAGGGGCGCCTGTCTTTACCGCTTATCCCGGAGTTTACAAAGGCCATAAGGCGATCAGCATTGAAAAAATGCTGGCGGTTCCGAAAGATATTATCGAGCAACGCGTGAAGCAGTCAGAAGCAGCACAGGCTTGATTCTGGTGGTGGCTCCCCCGGGTGGGTTCGGGTGTATAGTAGTGCCGGTCGGGGAGAACGCACGAGTTTTCGGGAATTCCATTTTTTTCTCGGTGGGAATCTGGTTTTTACTTCCGTTTCGGTGGAAAACAGAGCGGGAGGCAGATTATACTGCCCGATCAATCTACAGCGCTACCGTTGCAGATTCTGTTTTTACGAACAGTATTTCTGGCTGTTGACTGGATTTAAGTCTGGTCCAGCAAAGAATTTAATAGATAGTGTCATTCAGGATTTACGATTTGAATCTCTGTTGTACCAGAGGCTCAGGCTGTCTCTGAAGTCGTTTACGAAGATTGAAAAAAAGATGCCCAAGCAAAAGACTCATAAAGGATTGAAGAAGCGTTTCAAGATTACCGCTTCAGGAAAAGCGAAGCACCGCAAAGCATTTCGTGGTCACATTCTGAGTAAGAAGAGCCCCAAGCGGAAGATTCGTCTGCGTGGTGATGGCGTCGTGA contains:
- the rpmI gene encoding 50S ribosomal protein L35; this encodes MPKQKTHKGLKKRFKITASGKAKHRKAFRGHILSKKSPKRKIRLRGDGVVTGAEAKHIVEALRPGS